The Manihot esculenta cultivar AM560-2 chromosome 11, M.esculenta_v8, whole genome shotgun sequence genome includes a region encoding these proteins:
- the LOC110625549 gene encoding putative hydrolase C777.06c isoform X1, with product MVQFLGAIRVTPLASFAHPGHQFSYQSSSLSLSRIGLSPFSLSKNGFSLPKRILQASFISNASGNADAESPLDQSEIIFMGTGTSEGIPRLSCLTNPSKECPVCSKAVEPGNKNRRLNTGLLIRYSGAGERRNILIDAGKFFYHSALRWFPAFGLRTIDAVIITHSHADAIGGLDDLRDWTNNVQPHIPIYVAQRDFEVMKKTHYYLVDTSVVTTGAAVSELQFNIIHEEPFTACDLMFTPLPVWHGRGYRSLGFRFGNICYISDVSEIPEETYPLLEDSEILILDALRPDRSSSTHFGLQRALDEVRKIQPKRTLFTGMMHLMDHDKVNEYLLKLMETEGLDVQLSYDGLRIPVSL from the exons ATGGTCCAATTTCTAGGGGCCATTCGTGTAACTCCTCTAGCCAGTTTTGCTCACCCCGGACACCAATTCTCTTACCAGAGCTCTTCACTTTCACTTTCGAGGATTGGGCTCTCTCCATTTTCGCTTTCCAAAAATGGGTTCTCCTTGCCTAAGAGGATTCTTCAAGCTAGCTTTATTTCAA ATGCAAGTGGAAATGCTGATGCAGAGTCACCCTTAGACCAATCTGAAATCATATTCATGGGAACAGGAACTAGTGAAGGGATTCCACGTCTCAGCTGCCTTACTAATCCTTCAAAGGAATGTCCG GTGTGCTCAAAAGCTGTGGAACCAGGTAATAAGAACAGGAGATTGAACACAGGTCTCCTAATTCGTTATTCTGGGGCTGGTGAAAGACGCAACATTCTAATAGATGCTGGCAA GTTTTTCTACCATAGTGCTCTTCGATGGTTTCCTGCTTTTGG GCTAAGGACAATTGATGCAGTTATTATTACTCATTCTCATGCTGATGCAATTGGAG GTCTGGATGATCTTCGAGATTGGACAAACAATGTGCAGCCACACATTCCAATATATGTTGCACAGCGTGATTTTGAG GTGATGAAGAAGACTCATTATTATTTGGTGGATACGAGTGTGGTTACAACCGGTGCTGCTGTCTCAGAATTACAATTTAACATCATACATGAGGAGCCATTTACAGCATGTGATCTGATG TTTACCCCTTTACCAGTGTGGCATGGTCGTGGTTATCGTTCGCTTGGTTTTCGCTTTGGTAACATATGTTACATAAG TGATGTTAGTGAGATACCTGAAGAAACTTATCCACTATTGGAGGACTCTGAAATTCTGATTTtg GATGCTCTGAGGCCTGATCGGTCGTCATCAACACATTTTGGACTTCAAAGG GCGTTAGATGAAGTGCGGAAAATTCAACCAAAGAGAACACTTTTCACAG GCATGATGCACCTGATGGATCATGATAAGGTAAACGAGTACCTTTTGAAATTGATGGAGACAGAAGGGCTTGATGTACAACTAAGCTACGACGGGTTGCGAATACCAGTATCACTTTAA
- the LOC110625549 gene encoding putative hydrolase C777.06c isoform X3: protein MGTGTSEGIPRLSCLTNPSKECPVCSKAVEPGNKNRRLNTGLLIRYSGAGERRNILIDAGKFFYHSALRWFPAFGLRTIDAVIITHSHADAIGGLDDLRDWTNNVQPHIPIYVAQRDFEVMKKTHYYLVDTSVVTTGAAVSELQFNIIHEEPFTACDLMFTPLPVWHGRGYRSLGFRFGNICYISDVSEIPEETYPLLEDSEILILDALRPDRSSSTHFGLQRALDEVRKIQPKRTLFTGMMHLMDHDKVNEYLLKLMETEGLDVQLSYDGLRIPVSL from the exons ATGGGAACAGGAACTAGTGAAGGGATTCCACGTCTCAGCTGCCTTACTAATCCTTCAAAGGAATGTCCG GTGTGCTCAAAAGCTGTGGAACCAGGTAATAAGAACAGGAGATTGAACACAGGTCTCCTAATTCGTTATTCTGGGGCTGGTGAAAGACGCAACATTCTAATAGATGCTGGCAA GTTTTTCTACCATAGTGCTCTTCGATGGTTTCCTGCTTTTGG GCTAAGGACAATTGATGCAGTTATTATTACTCATTCTCATGCTGATGCAATTGGAG GTCTGGATGATCTTCGAGATTGGACAAACAATGTGCAGCCACACATTCCAATATATGTTGCACAGCGTGATTTTGAG GTGATGAAGAAGACTCATTATTATTTGGTGGATACGAGTGTGGTTACAACCGGTGCTGCTGTCTCAGAATTACAATTTAACATCATACATGAGGAGCCATTTACAGCATGTGATCTGATG TTTACCCCTTTACCAGTGTGGCATGGTCGTGGTTATCGTTCGCTTGGTTTTCGCTTTGGTAACATATGTTACATAAG TGATGTTAGTGAGATACCTGAAGAAACTTATCCACTATTGGAGGACTCTGAAATTCTGATTTtg GATGCTCTGAGGCCTGATCGGTCGTCATCAACACATTTTGGACTTCAAAGG GCGTTAGATGAAGTGCGGAAAATTCAACCAAAGAGAACACTTTTCACAG GCATGATGCACCTGATGGATCATGATAAGGTAAACGAGTACCTTTTGAAATTGATGGAGACAGAAGGGCTTGATGTACAACTAAGCTACGACGGGTTGCGAATACCAGTATCACTTTAA
- the LOC110626819 gene encoding beta-fructofuranosidase, cell wall isozyme isoform X1, producing the protein MSHFSPYSIKGAMDIFSMKLFFFLFALFFGYGVFELEASHHIYHTFQNLQESAVSASSQPYRTSYHFQPPKNWMNDPNGPMIYKGLYHLFYQYNPKGAVWGNIVWGHSTSKDLVNWTPHKVAIYPSQPSDINGTWSGSATILPDGKPAILYTGINPLNQQVQNLAIPKNPSDPYLIEWVKSPNNPLMAPTPENQINASSFRDPTTAWRGVDGRWKVIVGSKINRKGLAYLYRSKDFVYWIKAKHPLHSAKNTGMWECVDFFPVSANSPVGVEMSVLGSDFKYVLKASLDDTKHDCYTIGEYDHVKDRYTPDEGSVEGDSGLRYDYGKFYASKTFFDSAKNRRLLWGWLNESSSVSDDIKKGWAGIQAIPRVVWLDKSGKQLVQWPIQEIEKLRVNPVHLPSQYLKGGSVVEVPGVTASQADVEITFKVSDFSKAEVLDPSWTNPQLLCSRKGGSVRGSLGPFGLLVLASKGMQEYTSVFFRIFKGQNKHVVLMCSDQSRSSLNPDNDKTMYGAFVDVDPVHEQLSLRSLIDHSVVESFGGHGKNCISARVYPMLAINEAAHLYAFNNGSEAVTITRLSAWSMKKAHIN; encoded by the exons ATGTCTCACTTCTCACCTTATTCAATCAAAGGAGCTATGGACATCTTCTCCATGaagctcttcttcttcctctttgcTCTCTTCTTTGGCTATGGAGTTTTTGAGCTTGAAGCTTCCCATCATATTTACCATACATttcaaaatcttcaagaatctgCGGTTTCTGCATCAAGTCAGCCTTACAGAACTAGTTACCACTTTCAACCTCCCAAGAACTGGATGAATG ATCCAAAtg GACCAATGATTTACAAGGGACTATACCATCTGTTCTACCAATACAATCCCAAAGGAGCTGTGTGGGGCAACATTGTATGGGGCCACTCAACTTCAAAAGATCTTGTCAATTGGACCCCACATAAGGTAGCCATCTATCCATCTCAGCCATCAGATATCAATGGCACTTGGTCTGGTTCAGCCACAATCCTCCCAGATGGCAAACCAGCCATTCTTTACACAGGAATCAACCCACTAAATCAACAAGTTCAAAACTTGGCCATACCCAAAAACCCATCAGACCCATATCTCATTGAATGGGTGAAATCACCCAACAATCCATTAATGGCACCCACCCCTGAGAACCAAATCAATGCAAGCTCATTCAGAGACCCAACCACCGCCTGGCGCGGCGTTGATGGAAGATGGAAGGTGATCGTTGGAAGCAAAATTAACCGTAAGGGATTAGCATATCTTTACAGAAGTAAAGATTTTGTCTATTGGATTAAAGCCAAACATCCTTTGCATTCTGCTAAGAACACTGGTATGTGGGAATGTGTGGATTTTTTTCCAGTATCAGCTAATAGCCCAGTCGGGGTTGAAATGTCAGTACTGGGATCAGATTTTAAGTATGTGCTTAAGGCGAGTTTGGATGATACTAAGCATGATTGTTACACGATTGGAGAATATGATCATGTGAAAGATAGATATACACCAGATGAAGGATCTGTGGAAGGTGATTCCGGTTTAAGATATGATTATGGCAAATTTTATGCTTCAAAAACTTTCTTCGACAGTGCTAAGAACAGAAGGCTCTTGTGGGGTTGGCTCAATGAATCTTCAAGTGTTAGCGATGATATCAAGAAGGGTTGGGCTGGGATTCAG GCAATTCCAAGAGTTGTCTGGCTTGACAAATCAGGAAAGCAACTGGTGCAATGGCCAATCCAGGAAATTGAAAAGCTTCGTGTGAATCCAGTCCACTTGCCTAGCCAATACCTTAAGGGAGGATCTGTGGTTGAAGTCCCTGGTGTCACAGCATCACAG GCAGATGTGGAGATTACATTTAAGGTATCAGATTTTAGCAAAGCAGAAGTGCTGGACCCAAGTTGGACCAACCCACAATTGCTATGTAGCCGAAAGGGTGGCTCAGTTAGAGGCAGTTTAGGTCCATTTGGGTTGCTAGTTTTGGCTTCAAAAGGCATGCAAGAGTACACATCTGTTTTCTTTAGAATATTCAAAGGCCAGAACAAACATGTGGTCCTTATGTGCAGTGACCAAAGCag GTCGTCGCTAAATCCAGATAATGATAAGACCATGTATGGGGCTTTTGTGGATGTGGATCCTGTCCATGAGCAATTGTCATTAAGAAGCTTG ATTGATCATTCAGTAGTGGAGAGCTTTGGTGGACATGGAAAGAACTGTATATCAGCAAGAGTCTATCCCATGCTGGCCATAAATGAGGCTGCCCACTTATATGCTTTCAATAATGGAAGTGAAGCTGTAACTATCACAAGATTGAGTGCTTGGAGCATGAAGAAGGCTCACATCAACTGA
- the LOC110625549 gene encoding putative hydrolase C777.06c isoform X2: MVQFLGAIRVTPLASFAHPGHQFSYQSSSLSLSRIGLSPFSLSKNGFSLPKRILQASFISNASGNADAESPLDQSEIIFMGTGTSEGIPRLSCLTNPSKECPVCSKAVEPGNKNRRLNTGLLIRYSGAGERRNILIDAGKFFYHSALRWFPAFGLRTIDAVIITHSHADAIGGLDDLRDWTNNVQPHIPIYVAQRDFEFTPLPVWHGRGYRSLGFRFGNICYISDVSEIPEETYPLLEDSEILILDALRPDRSSSTHFGLQRALDEVRKIQPKRTLFTGMMHLMDHDKVNEYLLKLMETEGLDVQLSYDGLRIPVSL; this comes from the exons ATGGTCCAATTTCTAGGGGCCATTCGTGTAACTCCTCTAGCCAGTTTTGCTCACCCCGGACACCAATTCTCTTACCAGAGCTCTTCACTTTCACTTTCGAGGATTGGGCTCTCTCCATTTTCGCTTTCCAAAAATGGGTTCTCCTTGCCTAAGAGGATTCTTCAAGCTAGCTTTATTTCAA ATGCAAGTGGAAATGCTGATGCAGAGTCACCCTTAGACCAATCTGAAATCATATTCATGGGAACAGGAACTAGTGAAGGGATTCCACGTCTCAGCTGCCTTACTAATCCTTCAAAGGAATGTCCG GTGTGCTCAAAAGCTGTGGAACCAGGTAATAAGAACAGGAGATTGAACACAGGTCTCCTAATTCGTTATTCTGGGGCTGGTGAAAGACGCAACATTCTAATAGATGCTGGCAA GTTTTTCTACCATAGTGCTCTTCGATGGTTTCCTGCTTTTGG GCTAAGGACAATTGATGCAGTTATTATTACTCATTCTCATGCTGATGCAATTGGAG GTCTGGATGATCTTCGAGATTGGACAAACAATGTGCAGCCACACATTCCAATATATGTTGCACAGCGTGATTTTGAG TTTACCCCTTTACCAGTGTGGCATGGTCGTGGTTATCGTTCGCTTGGTTTTCGCTTTGGTAACATATGTTACATAAG TGATGTTAGTGAGATACCTGAAGAAACTTATCCACTATTGGAGGACTCTGAAATTCTGATTTtg GATGCTCTGAGGCCTGATCGGTCGTCATCAACACATTTTGGACTTCAAAGG GCGTTAGATGAAGTGCGGAAAATTCAACCAAAGAGAACACTTTTCACAG GCATGATGCACCTGATGGATCATGATAAGGTAAACGAGTACCTTTTGAAATTGATGGAGACAGAAGGGCTTGATGTACAACTAAGCTACGACGGGTTGCGAATACCAGTATCACTTTAA
- the LOC110626819 gene encoding beta-fructofuranosidase, insoluble isoenzyme CWINV1 isoform X2, whose product MIYKGLYHLFYQYNPKGAVWGNIVWGHSTSKDLVNWTPHKVAIYPSQPSDINGTWSGSATILPDGKPAILYTGINPLNQQVQNLAIPKNPSDPYLIEWVKSPNNPLMAPTPENQINASSFRDPTTAWRGVDGRWKVIVGSKINRKGLAYLYRSKDFVYWIKAKHPLHSAKNTGMWECVDFFPVSANSPVGVEMSVLGSDFKYVLKASLDDTKHDCYTIGEYDHVKDRYTPDEGSVEGDSGLRYDYGKFYASKTFFDSAKNRRLLWGWLNESSSVSDDIKKGWAGIQAIPRVVWLDKSGKQLVQWPIQEIEKLRVNPVHLPSQYLKGGSVVEVPGVTASQADVEITFKVSDFSKAEVLDPSWTNPQLLCSRKGGSVRGSLGPFGLLVLASKGMQEYTSVFFRIFKGQNKHVVLMCSDQSRSSLNPDNDKTMYGAFVDVDPVHEQLSLRSLIDHSVVESFGGHGKNCISARVYPMLAINEAAHLYAFNNGSEAVTITRLSAWSMKKAHIN is encoded by the exons ATGATTTACAAGGGACTATACCATCTGTTCTACCAATACAATCCCAAAGGAGCTGTGTGGGGCAACATTGTATGGGGCCACTCAACTTCAAAAGATCTTGTCAATTGGACCCCACATAAGGTAGCCATCTATCCATCTCAGCCATCAGATATCAATGGCACTTGGTCTGGTTCAGCCACAATCCTCCCAGATGGCAAACCAGCCATTCTTTACACAGGAATCAACCCACTAAATCAACAAGTTCAAAACTTGGCCATACCCAAAAACCCATCAGACCCATATCTCATTGAATGGGTGAAATCACCCAACAATCCATTAATGGCACCCACCCCTGAGAACCAAATCAATGCAAGCTCATTCAGAGACCCAACCACCGCCTGGCGCGGCGTTGATGGAAGATGGAAGGTGATCGTTGGAAGCAAAATTAACCGTAAGGGATTAGCATATCTTTACAGAAGTAAAGATTTTGTCTATTGGATTAAAGCCAAACATCCTTTGCATTCTGCTAAGAACACTGGTATGTGGGAATGTGTGGATTTTTTTCCAGTATCAGCTAATAGCCCAGTCGGGGTTGAAATGTCAGTACTGGGATCAGATTTTAAGTATGTGCTTAAGGCGAGTTTGGATGATACTAAGCATGATTGTTACACGATTGGAGAATATGATCATGTGAAAGATAGATATACACCAGATGAAGGATCTGTGGAAGGTGATTCCGGTTTAAGATATGATTATGGCAAATTTTATGCTTCAAAAACTTTCTTCGACAGTGCTAAGAACAGAAGGCTCTTGTGGGGTTGGCTCAATGAATCTTCAAGTGTTAGCGATGATATCAAGAAGGGTTGGGCTGGGATTCAG GCAATTCCAAGAGTTGTCTGGCTTGACAAATCAGGAAAGCAACTGGTGCAATGGCCAATCCAGGAAATTGAAAAGCTTCGTGTGAATCCAGTCCACTTGCCTAGCCAATACCTTAAGGGAGGATCTGTGGTTGAAGTCCCTGGTGTCACAGCATCACAG GCAGATGTGGAGATTACATTTAAGGTATCAGATTTTAGCAAAGCAGAAGTGCTGGACCCAAGTTGGACCAACCCACAATTGCTATGTAGCCGAAAGGGTGGCTCAGTTAGAGGCAGTTTAGGTCCATTTGGGTTGCTAGTTTTGGCTTCAAAAGGCATGCAAGAGTACACATCTGTTTTCTTTAGAATATTCAAAGGCCAGAACAAACATGTGGTCCTTATGTGCAGTGACCAAAGCag GTCGTCGCTAAATCCAGATAATGATAAGACCATGTATGGGGCTTTTGTGGATGTGGATCCTGTCCATGAGCAATTGTCATTAAGAAGCTTG ATTGATCATTCAGTAGTGGAGAGCTTTGGTGGACATGGAAAGAACTGTATATCAGCAAGAGTCTATCCCATGCTGGCCATAAATGAGGCTGCCCACTTATATGCTTTCAATAATGGAAGTGAAGCTGTAACTATCACAAGATTGAGTGCTTGGAGCATGAAGAAGGCTCACATCAACTGA
- the LOC110626131 gene encoding nucleosome assembly protein 1;2 encodes MSNDEKDAFNLPAAAAALSALDRADLVNALKNKLQSLAGQHSNILDSLSPIVRKRVEFLIEIQSQHAELESKFKEERRALEAKYQKLYEPLYTKRYEIVNGIEDVEGVIDEVATNQEGDKATEEKGVPEFWLTAMETNDVVGEEITERDEGALKFLKDIKWHRIDNPEGFKLEFYFDSNPYFKNSVLTKTYHMIDDDDPILEKTIGTEIEWYPGKCLTKKVLKKKPRKGSNNVKPITKIANCASFFNFFNTPNKEDDDLDDDAVEDIRDRMEQDYNVGTTIRDKVIPHAVSWFTGEAVDDESNVDDDDDDDDDDDDGDDDEEDEDENDEDEEVDEERKRGRKKKGAGVRTRVSQQSARAPECKQQ; translated from the exons ATGAGTAACGACGAGAAGGATGCATTTAACCTCCCTGCCGCCGCTGCCG CTCTTAGTGCTTTGGATCGCGCTGACCTTGTTAATGCTCTCAAG AATAAACTTCAAAGCTTAGCTGGACAACACTCGAATATTCTTGATTCACTGTCACCCATTGTCAGGAAGCGCGTTGAGTTTCTAATAGAGATTCag AGCCAACATGCTGAGCTGGAATCAAAGTTTAAAGAGGAGAGAAGGGCATTAGAAGCTAAATACCAGAAACTTTATGAACCACTCTACACAAAG AGATATGAGATTGTGAATGGTATAGAAGATGTTGAAGGAGTTATAGATGAAGTTGCAACAAACCAAGAGGGGGATAAAGCTACAGAAG AGAAAGGAGTGCCTGAGTTCTGGCTCACTGCAATGGAAACTAATGACGTAGTGGGTGAGGAG ATAACAGAACGGGATGAAGGGGCTCTAAAGTTTCTTAAAGATATCAAATGGCATAGAATTGATAAtcctgaaggttttaagctgGAGTTTTACTTTGACAGTAATCCTTACTTCAAAAATTCTGTCCTGACAAAGACTTATCATATGATTGATGATGATGATCCTATTTTGGAGAAAACAATTGG GACCGAGATTGAATGGTATCCTGGAAAATGCTTAACAAAGAAAGTCCTGAAGAAGAAACCAAGAAAGGGATCAAATAATGTCAAACCCATCACCAAAATTGCGAATTGTGCTAGTTTCTTCAatttctttaacactcctaatAAGGAAGATGATGACCTGGATGATGATGCT GTTGAGGACATCCGTGATAGAATGGAACAAGATTACAATGTTGG TACTACCATTCGGGACAAAGTTATTCCTCACGCTGTATCATGGTTTACGGGGGAGGCTGTTGATGATGAATCAAATGTagatgatgacgatgatgatgatgacgacGACGACGATGGTGACGACGacgaagaagatgaagatgagaatgatgaggatgaggaggttgatgaagaaagaaaaagggGCAGGAAGAAG AAGGGTGCAGGGGTAAGAACTAGGGTAAGTCAGCAAAGTGCTCGTGCTCCAGAATGCAAGCAACAGTAG